The Moraxella haemolytica genome window below encodes:
- a CDS encoding Lrp/AsnC family transcriptional regulator, producing MTNTIILDTTDRKILKLLTDNARLPVAEISESISLSATPVVRRIKRLEELGIITGYHAHTSPTKLGYTLSVFVAVSMDKHTAERFDEFENHIQAFDEVVSCSLVTGRTEDYLLKVMVKDMAHYEEFLLHRLSKIEGVSQLHTSFELREVFRRDVL from the coding sequence ATGACTAATACCATTATCTTAGATACCACCGACCGCAAGATTTTAAAACTCTTAACCGATAACGCACGCCTACCTGTAGCAGAGATTAGCGAGAGCATTAGCCTATCAGCCACGCCTGTGGTTCGCCGAATCAAACGCTTAGAAGAGCTGGGCATCATCACAGGCTATCACGCCCACACCAGCCCTACCAAACTTGGCTACACGCTGTCAGTATTTGTGGCGGTGAGTATGGATAAACATACTGCCGAACGATTTGACGAGTTTGAAAATCATATCCAAGCCTTTGATGAGGTGGTGTCATGCAGTTTAGTAACAGGACGCACAGAGGACTACCTACTCAAAGTCATGGTCAAAGACATGGCACATTATGAAGAATTTTTACTACATCGCCTAAGCAAAATTGAAGGTGTCAGCCAGTTACATACCAGTTTTGAACTGCGTGAAGTGTTTCGTAGAGATGTGCTATAA